CGGAGTTCCCCGCCGAGCTGCAGGAGCAGGTGGTCCAGGCCTGGGGCGAGGCCCCCGGGAACCTGTTCGTGGATCGGGTAGCCAATCCCGATGGAGAGATCGTCGCCGCCACCCTGCAGGCCGGCAATGTCGTGATCCTGGTCCAACCGCCCCGCGGTTTCGGAGAGAACCCGATCGCGATCTACCACGATCCCGACCTGGCGCCCACACACCACTATCTGGCCACCTACCGCTGGCTGGAGAAGGAGTTCGGGGCCCATGCCGTCGTGCATGTCGGCAAGCACGGCAACCTGGAGTGGCTGCCCGGCAAGACCCTGGCGCTCGATTCCGCCTCGGGGCCTGACGCTGCTCTCGGGAACCTGCCGCTGATCTACCCGTTCCTCGTCAACGACCCCGGTGAGGGTACTCAGGCGAAGCGTCGCGCCCACGCCACGATCGTCGACCACCTGATCCCCCCGATGGCGCGTGCCGAGTCCTACGGGGACATCTCCCGCCTGGAGCAGCTACTCGACGAGTACGGCAATGTCTCCGTGATGGATCCGGCGAAGGCACCGGCCCTCCAGGGCGAAATCTGGCAGCTCATCAAGGCCGCCCAGATGCACCAGGACCTTGGTCTTGAGGAACGCCCTGGAGAGGAGGAGTTCGACGACTTCGTCATGCATGTCGACGGCTGGCTGTGCGAGATCAAGGACGTCCAGATCCGTGACGGCCTGCACATCCTGTCTCAGGTACCTGAGGACGAGGGCATGGTCAACCTCGTGCTGGCGATCCTGCGCTCCAACCAAGTCTTCGGAGGCCGCACCGACGGGGTGCCGGGCCTGCGGGTTGCCCTCGGCCTGCCGGAGGACCAGCAGGACGTCTCAGTCACGCGGGAGGACACCGACCGGGTGGAGACCGAGGCCCGCAGCCTCGTGGAGCAGCTCGCCGCGGCTGACTGGGATATGGCCGCCATCGACGGCATCGTCGCGCCGCTGGCCGGGCGTGAGGACGTGGATGTAGCCGGGGTGCGTGCCGCCCTGGAGTTCGGGGCCACCGAGGTGGTGCCGCGGTTGCGTGAGACCGCGGGTGAGATCCCGGCGGTGCTGCACGCCCTCGACGGCGGCTATATCCCGGCCGGACCGTCGGGCTCGCCGCTGCGCGGCCTGGTGAACGTGCTTCCGACTGGCCGCAATTTCTACTCCGTCGACCCGAAGGCGATCCCGTCGAGGCTGGCGTGGCAGACCGGCCAGGCCGCAGCCGAGAACCTCGTCGCCCGGTACCTGGATGAGACCGGTGAGTACCCGAGTTCCGTTGGCCTGTCCGTGTGGGGAACCTCTGCGATGCGCACCTCCGGTGATGACGTCGCCGAGGTGTTCGCGCTGCTCGGCATCCGTCCCATCTGGGAGGAGCAGTCCCGCCGGGTGATCGGGCTGGAGCCGGTTCCCTTGGAAGAACTGGGACGGCCCCGCATCGACGTCACCGTCCGGATCTCTGGTTTCTTCCGCGACGCGTTCCCACATGTCGTGGCGCTCCTCGATGATGCCGTGGCGCTTGCCGCGGCACAGGAGGAACCCGCCGAGTCCAACTTCGTGCGCGCCCACGTGGCCGCCGACCTGAAGGCCCACGGCGATGAGCGGCGCGCCCGCACCCGGATCTTCGGGTCCAAACCGGGCACCTACGGGGCAGGCATGCTGGAGCTAATCGAGTCGGGGAACTGGCGTTCCGACGCTGACCTGGCCGAGGTCTACGCGGCCTGGGGCGGTTTCGCCTACGGCCGTGACCTGGACGGCGCCCCGGCCCGGGACGACATGGAGAACAACTACCGCCGCATCAAGGTCGCCGCGAAGAACGTCGACTCCCGGGAGCACGACATCATCGACTCGGACGACTACTTCCAGTACCACGGCGGTATGGTCGCGACGGTCCGGGCCCTGACCGGGGATGCTCCGAAGGCGTATGTGGGCGACACCAGCGTCCCCGACGCAGTGCGCACCCGGTCGCTGGCGGAGGAGACCGCCCGGGTCTTCCGGGCACGCGTGGTCAACCCAAGATGGCTGGCTGCGATGCGCCGCCACGGCTACAAGGGAGCCTTCGAGATGGCTGCCAGCGTGGACTACCTGTTCGGCTTCGACGCCACAGCGCAGGTGGTCGGCGACTGGATGTACGAGTCGGTGGCCAACACCTACCTGCTCGACGAGGAGAACCAGGCATTTCTGCGGCAGGCCAACCCGTGGGCGCTGCGCAGCATGGTGGAACGGCTCCAGGAGTCGGTGGACCGCGGCATGTGGGAGAACCCTGACCCCGAGCTGATCAACCAGCTCCACGAGCTCTACCTGGAAGTGGAGGGCGACCTGGAGGAATAGGAGAACCACGAAAGACCGGCCCTAGACAATCTGTCCGGGGCCGGTCTTCGCATATCAGAGGAAGTTTACAGAGACTCACCCTCCCCCACGGGACAGATACGCCTGGATCACAGGGGTGAGAGCCGCCACTAGCTCGTCGTGTGACATCTCCGGCATGAAACTTATTCAGCAAGGGTGAAGGCGTAGACGTCCATCACCCAGCCGTGGTCCTCTCGTATCCTCGCACGGGTGGCGATGATGTCGTCGATGACGTCTGCCAGGCGACCGCTGCGTAGCTGCTGGGATTCCAGGCCCAGGTTCGCCGCCCACCAGATGGTGGCGTCGGCGGCCTTATCGACGAGGTGTTGGACCTTCAGATGTCCGTCCAGCATCACCACGGTCATGCCGAGACCGGGCTGCCACTCGTCCACCAGGCGCCGTCCTGTGGTGATGTGGACGGGCCCACCGACCTCGTGCAACACGATGCCGTGAGCTGCCGCGAGGGCCTGGAAGGCAGTGATGCCCGGTATTACGTGGGGTTCGACATCGGTGAACTCGCGGATACGCTCGACGATGCGGATGGTGGAGTCGTAGAACGCCGGGTCACCCCAGACGAGGAATCCGACAACACTGCCCTCCGGGAGTCCCCTCATAACCTCCGCGTAGCCGCGGGCCCGGGCGGCGTGCCAATCAGCCACGCCCGCCTCGTACTGTTCCTTGTTGCGCTCCGCGTCCGGCCCACGCTTCGGGTCATCGACGGCGACAAAACGGTAAGAGCCGGGCTCCAGGTGTTCCTCGCACAGGGCACGGCGGGCATCCACCAGGTCGGCCTTCACCTCGCCCTTATCCGCCACCAGGAACACGTCCACCTCGCGCATGGCCGCGATGGCCTCGCCCGTCAGATGGGCGGGATTGCCCGCCCCGATACCGATGATATTGACCTTCACCTTGCCACCTCCAGCAGCGCCGACACATCCACATGCTCCTCGCAGGCATCCGCGAGTCGTTCAATCATGGCCTCCCGCTGCTCAGCGTAGCCGGGCGCCCCCTCACTGGGACGCCAGTCGCTGCCTGCCAGCTCTGCCACCTCAGTCAGGAAGGCGCGCCGGAAGCCATCGGACTCGAAGGCTCCGTGCCACATGGTCCCGAAGGTCGAGCCGGACTGCTGGCCCTCGCAGAAGTCCTCGCCCTCGGCGGCATGGACGCGGCCGTGGTGGATGGTGTAGCCCTCCACCACCTCGCCCCGCCAGGTTCCCCGAGGCCGCCCGAGCACCTTCTCTGCCCCGAAACGAACCTCACCAGGCAACAGGCCGAGGCCGGGTGCGTCGCCGTCCCCGGACTCGAGGTCGTCGAGGATACGGTCCGTGAGCATCTGGTAGCCGCCGCAGATACCGAGCACCGGCCGCTGTCTCGAGGCACGGTGCCGGACCACCTCCGCCAGGCCGCACTCCCGGAGCCACGCCAGGTCCGTGACGGTGGCCCGCGACCCGGGCAGCACCGCCAGGTCGGCATCCCGGACCTGTTCCGGTGAGGTGGTCACCACCACCTGGACGCCCGGCTCCGCGGCCAGCGCATCGACATCGGTGGCGTTCGAGGTGCGCGGGAGGTGAATCACCGCCACGTTGAGCACCCCGTTCCCAGGACGCAGCACCCGCGACCCGATGGTCAGGGCATCCTCACCGTCCAGCCACACGTCGGGTAGCCACGGCAGCACCCCATAGTTGCGCATACCGGTGCGCCGGGTCAGCTCCTCCAGGCCGGGCTCGAGCACCGCCTGGTCGCCGCGGAACTTGTTGATCAGGTAGCCCACCAGCCTTTCCCGGTCCTGTTCGGAGGAGATGCCGTGGGTGCCGAAGATCGCGGCCAGCGCCCCGCCACGGTCGATGTCGGCCGCCAGCACCACGGGCAAGCCGAAACGCTCCGCCAGGCCGAAATTGACGTAGTCACCCTGCCTGAGGTTGATCTCAGCAGGTGATCCGGCTCCCTCACACAACACCAGGTCGTATGCGCCAGCGAGTTCCTGATAGGCGGTGAAGGCGGCCTCGGCCAAGTGGCGGCGCCCGACCGCATACTCCCCCGCCTCCAGCTGGCCCGCGGGTTTGCCGCGCAAGACAACGAAGCTGCGGCGGTCGCTGCCCGGCTTCAGCAGGACCGGGTTCAGCAGGCTGCTGGGCTCCACACCCGCCGCCTGAGCCTGCAAATACTGGGCCCGCCCGATCTCAGTGCCATCGGAGCAGACCATCGAATTGTTCGACATGTTCTGCGACTTGAAGGGCGCCACCTTGATGCCGCGGCGCCGGAACGCCCGGGCCAGGCCCGTGACGATCAGCGATTTCCCGGCATCCGATGCGGTACCGGCAATCAGCAGCCCAGTCACTTCCTACCCCCGAACAGGATCAGGGCCCCGGCGAACACCGCCGTCGCCGCGGCCGTCACGGCTGTCACCAGCTGCGCAGCCCGGCGTACCTCCGCGCCTCTGGGACGCGGCCCGTCACCGAGCGTGGGACGCGACTCGACGCGTTCGCCGTAGCGGTTCTCTCCACCCAGCTGCACGCCAAGCGCACCCGCCCAGGCTGACTCGCACCAGCCGCCGTTGGGACTGGGATGGCTGGCCCCGTCCCGTCTCATGATGCGCCAGGCGGTTCCGGTCCTGCCTCCAATCAGCGGGGCTGTGAGGCAGGCTAGGGCACCGGTGACCCGGGCCGGCAACCAGGCGGCGGCATCGTCCGCGACGGCGGCAACCGTGCCAAACCGCCCGTAGCGTTCGTTGCGGTAGCCGACCATGGCGTCGAGGGTGTTGAGCGCACGGTGGGCCAGGATCCCGGGCACCCCCGCGACCGCACCCCACAGCAGTGTGCAGACCCCGGCGTCGTTGGTGTTCTCCGCCATGGACTCGACGGTGGCGCGCCCCAGGCCTTCCTCATCCAGGGTGCGGGGATCACGCCCGCAGAGGTTGGGAAGCTGCTCCCGCGCCGCCTCAAGGTCACCGCTGTCAAGGCGGTCGGCCATGATCCCGCCCTCGTTGGCGAGCCGCCTGACCCCAAGCGCCGCCCAGGTCGCCGCGGCCGTCGCCGCGACCTGCAGCCAGCCGCGCCGAGATGCAGCCTTCTCCACCACGATCCCGCCTGCCAGCGCGGGGGCGATGGCGGCAGCTGTGAACAATGCGCCAGCAGCCCGGCTGTCCGCATAGGCGACTTTCTCCACCAGGGTGGCCCAAGAGCCGAACCAGGCGACGGGGTGATGCCTTTGGGGGTCAGCCAACAGCTGATCCAGGGCAACCCCAAGGGCAAGCCCTGCGCCCCGGTGTCTCAATGTCATGTCACTCCGATCAGGTTCACGGTGAGCGCTGCTCCCAGCCATACCGAGAGCTGGGTCAGTTCAATCAGGGAGCCATAGCAGTCGCCGTTCAGGTGCTCCAGGCGCCGTAGGAGATGCCGTTGCCAGCATGCGGCGAGCACCCAGGCGATGACCACCACAGCGCACCAGCAGACCGCGGTCCGCCAGCCCAGCAACCACCCGGTAGTCAGCCCGCTGCTGACCAGCACTGCCGCTCGGCTGACCCAGAGCCCCGCTGCCCCCGCCTTCCCCGCGACCAGCGCGGACAGCGTGCCGGGCACTGCAACCTCACCGCGTCTCGGCAGGGTCGCGGCGAGCGGAGTCACCCGTCCCGCCCCCATACCGGCGGCCACCAGCAGCGGCCAGGTGTGGGAGGGCACGGCGCAGAGGGCGCCGACCTCCAGGAGGAGCGTGAACAACAGCGACGTCACCCCCATGGGGCCAATGTCGGACTGCTTCATGATGGCGCGCGCCTGTTCCGCGGGTTTGCGGGAGCCCAGGGCATCGGCGACGTCCGCGGTGCCGTCCAAATGCATCGCACCGGTCACGAACGCCACCGCGCCGAGCGCCAGCACCGCCCCCAGGAACAGGGAGCCGGAGACAGCGGTGGCACCCCACCCCAGCGACCCAGCAGCACCACCGAGTGCCAGGCCCAGCCAGGGGAAAGCGACTAGCCCGTCGGGGAAATCGCTGTCCGTCCAGTCGTGTTTGCGCACCGGCAGCCAGGTGTACATCGCGACTGCGCTGTGAAGGGCACGCAGCGCGCGCATTACGTCCCCTTCACCTGCATCGGGATCCCCGCCACGCAGAACCAGACCCGGTCCACGGTGGCTGCCACCTGCATGTTGAGGCGTCCCAGCTGGTCGGTAAACAGCCTGCCGGCGCTGGTGGCAGGCACCACCCCGAGCCCTACCTCGTTACTGACGAACACCACAGGCCTGCGGGTCTTACGCAGCGCGGACAGGAATTCCTCGACCCTAATGCCCAGCTGCTCCAACGCGGCAGGGTCACGATCCCAGCAGCCGTCGTCCAAAAGCCTCGTCAGCCACACCCCCAGGCAGTCCACCAGCATCGGCGCCTCGTCGTCGCGCCGGAGCTCCGCCGCTAGGTCGATGGTCTCCACCGTCTCCCAGTGGGAGGGACGGCGGGACCTGTGGATCCTGAGCCGCTCGACCCACTCCGCATCGTCAGGACGCACCTCGGAGGTCGCCACATAGGAGACCCTGGGGGCACCGGCGAGCAGTGACTCGGCGAAGGTCGACTTCCCGGACCGGGTCCCCCCCCAGGACCAGCGCGGTACCGGTCACGCCTTCGACACTCCCTGGCCGCTGAAAGTACCCATCTCGTTCATGACCAAGGCAGCGGCCCGGACGATGGGAAGCGCCAGGGCACCCCCGGATCCCTCACCGAGCCTCAGGCCGAGGTCGACGAGACCCCGGATCCCGAGAGCCTCGTGGGCCGCGGTGATGGCGGGCTCCACCCCAGCATGCCCGGCGATCAGATAGCCGGCGACACTCGGGGCGAAGGCACGCGCCACGAGCGCTGCCGAGCAGGAGACCACACCGTCGAGGACCACCGGGACGCGGCGGGCTGCGGCTGCAAGCATCAGACCGGCCATCGCGGCATGCTCGAAACCGCCGACGGCAGCCAGCACGCCGAGCGCATCGCCCTGAGCAGCCAGTTCAGCCACCCGGCCCGTCTCCAGGCCCTGCTGGATGACCGACACCTTGTGGGCCAGCATCTCGTCGTCCGCTCCAGCACCGCGGCCAGTCACCTCGGCGACGTTGGCTCCTGTCAGAGCGGCGGTCAGAGCGGCAGCGGGCGTGGTGTTGGACAGGCCGACCTCTCCGGGCACCAGCACGTCAGTCCCGGCGTCGATGGCGGCATCGGCAGCCTCGATGCCGACCGAGACTGCTGCGAGGGCCTGCTCCCTGGTCATGGCAGGTCCCTGGGTGAAGTCCGCGGTCCCGGCGGCGATGCGGCGGTCCGTGGTGCCTTCCGCGTGCTGAAGCAAGCCGACGTCGAACACCTCAACCTCCGCCCCGAAAGCCCGGGAGATCACGCTGACGCCTGCGAAGCCGATGGCGATCCCCGCCGCCATCTGAACACTGACCTCCTGGGGCCACGGTGTGACTCCCTGCGCATACACCCCGTGGTCGGCTGCGAAAACGATCACCCTCGGATGCGAGGGAACCGGTGGCGGGCACTGGGCTGCGATGCCACAGAGCCTGATCCCGACGGCCTCCAGCTCGCCGAGCGAGCCCGGGGGCTTCGTCAGGTCATCCTGCCTGGCGCGACCGGCCTGCAGCCAGGTCTCCTCGACGGGGGTGATGCGAGCAGCGAGCGCAGAAAGCTCGGCTGGGGTGATGCCCATGTGGTCACGTCCTTCGCTTGATTACCGGCAGCGCCCAGGCAGACAGGCCGGCTCGTAGGCCCGCTGGAACGCACCGCCGAGGCTAGCATCCTCAGAACAGCTTGATGGGGCTGATGATGTCGGCCAGGATCAGCACCACGCCGCCGATCAGCAGGAAACCACCGACCACATAGGCCACGGGAAGCATCTTCGCGGTGTCGACGGGCCCCGGGTCGCCGCGGCCTCGCAGTCGCGCGATACCACGCCTTAGTGCCTCGTAGAGGGCACCGGCCACATGCCCTCCGTCGAGTGGCAGCAGCGGGACCAGGTTCAGCAGTGCGACAAACAGGTTCACGCTGCCGAGCAGCGACAGCCAGGTGACGGCGCGGTCCTCCACTGGCAGTGAGTCGCTCACCGCGATCTCCCCGGCCACCCGGCTGGCACCGACAACAGAGATCGGGCTGTTGATGTCACGCTCAGCGCCAGTCACGAGTCCCACGCCGACGTTCCAGACCCGGGATGGGAAAGAGGCCAGTGCCACCACCGACATCTGGGTGGTGTTCCACATCTGCCCCGCGGTCTCGATGACACCGCCACGGACCAGCTCCCTGCCGGGCGAGACCCCAAGAAAACCCGCCTCCACCCGCGAACTCGGGTCGAGCTTGTCCGACACCGGCTGGATGATCGTGTTGACGGTGGGCAGTTCAATGACCTGCCCACCGCGCTCCACGGTGATCGCGGCCGCGCCGTCGCGGTTCGCGCGGATCAAGTCCGTCAGCTCGTTCCAATTGCTGATGGCGTGCCCGTTGAAGGCAACCACCTTGTCGCCGACCTGCATTCCGGCTTGTTTGGCGGGGGTCTGTGGGTCACCATCCTGGCAGGTGGCAGGCACCCGGCCGGCGGGTATGACGCAGTCATTGACGACCGTGACCTCGAGGGTTGACTGCCAGGTGCCGTGGAAAAAGTTGATGCCCAAGAAGATCAGGAACGCGAGGAGCACGTTCATGGCGGGCCCGCCGAGCATGATGATGACCTTCTGCCACACGGGTTTCTGATGGAAGAGCCTCCCATCGTCGCTGGGGCTGATCTCCTCGTATTCGTAGCTGCGCGCCTGGTCGGCCATCCGGGTGAGCCACCCCTTGGGCTTGTCCGTCTGCTTCTCAGGCGGATACATCCCGACCAGCCGGACATAGCCGCCTAACGGGAACATCTTGAAGCCGTACTCGGTCTCCCCTCGTTTCCTGGACCAGATGGTTCTGCCAAAACCCACGAAATACTGAGTCACCTTGACGCCGAAGAGCTTGGCCGGCACGAGGTGTCCAATCTCGTGCAGTGCGATGGAGGCCATGATCAGGGCGAAGAACAGCAACGCCAGGCCGATCAGCACGAGGGTGTTCAAGAGAGTTCCTCCACGAGTTCACGAGCGCGTTCACGGGCCGCGGCATCTGCGGCCAGCACGGCTTCCAAGGTCAGTTCAGTATCCGGGACGTGCCCAATGCCGAGATGCTCATCCAGGCATTGTGCGATCAGGTCGGTGATCTTCAGGAACCCGATCCGGGACTCACAGAAGGCGTCGACCAAAACCTCATTGGCGGCATTGTAGACAGCTGGCGCAGTGCCAGCCGCCTTTCCGGCGCGGCGGGCCAGCTCGACCGCAGGAAAGGTCGCATCGTCCAGCGGTTCGAAGGTCCAGGATGAGGGACGCGTCCAATCGCAGGGAGCCGCAGCCGCTGGAAGCCGGTCCGGCCAGGTGAGTGCCAGCCCGATCGGCAGACGCATATCCGGCGGCGAAGCCTGGGCTATCGTGGAACCGTCGCTGAACTCCACCATGGAGTGGACGACCGACTGGGGATGCACGGTCACGACGATGTCGTCCAGGGTGACCCGGTAGAGCAGAGCGGCCTCGATGAGTTCGAGTCCCTTGTTGACGAGCGTCGCGGAGTTGATCGTGATGACCCTGCCCATGTTCCACGTGGGGTGGGCCATGGCCTCCTGAGGCGTGACATTCACCAACTCACCACGGACACGTCCCCGGAACGGCCCTCCCGAGGCGGTCAGGATGAGTCTGGCGACCTCCTGGGAACGCCCGGCGCGCAGCGCCTGGGCGAAGGCGGAATGCTCAGAGTCGACGGCGACCAGCTGGCCGGGAGCCGCCAGGTCTGTCACCAGCCGTCCGCCGATCACGAGGGATTCCTTGTTGGCGAGCGCTAGCGTCCGTCCGGCTCTGAGCGCTGCGAGGGTGGGCTCCAGTCCCGCTGCCCCGGTGATGGCGTTCAACACGACATCGCAGTCCGATGAGGCCAGCTCGGCCGCAGCCTCGGGGCCAGTGAGAAGCTGTGGCATTTTGACTCCACGAACCGCGAGTTCGTGTCTCAATGCAGGAATCGCCTCGGAATCGGCCACAGCGACCCGGGCCGGCAGGAACGCCGCCACCTGTTCGGCCAGCAATCCGGTGTTACGGCCTGAGGCCGCCAATGCCACCACGCCGAACTGGTCACGCCGCGACCTGACCACGTCGAGTGTCTGGGTGCCGATGGAGCCGGTGGAACCGAGCAGGACGATTCTTCGCACCCAGACAGTGTGTCACGATCCGCAAATGCGATCGCCGGCCCACTGCCCTGGAGGTTGCGGGCCGGCGATCATCCAGCAGGATCAGACGAGTCCGAATGCCTGCATCGCGTTGGCGACCTTGATGAAGCCGGTAATGTTGGCACCGACGACGTAGTCACCGGGAGCACCGTACTCCTCAGCAGTGGCAGCACACATGTCGTGGATGTTCCGCATGATGCCGGTCAGGCGCTCCTCGGTGTACTCGAAGCTCCACGAGTCACGCATGGCGTTCTGCTGCATCTCGAGACCCGAGGTGGCCACTCCCCCCGCGTTGGCAGCCTTGCCGGGAGCGAACAGCACACCCGCCTGCTGGAAAGCGTGGACTCCCTCGGGGGTGGTGGGCATGTTGGCGCCTTCCGCCACCGCTGTGACACCGTTACGGATCAGCGTGGCGGCCTGCTCGCCGTTCAGCTCATTCTGGGTGGCGCAGGGCAGCGCTACATCCACAGCAACGTCCCAGATGGAGCCAGCCGAGCCCAGTTCGGCACCGTCGCGCCGGGACGCGTAGTCGGCGATACGACCGCGCTCTACCTCCTTGACCTGCTTCAGCAGCCCCACATCGATACCAGCCTCGTCCACCACATATCCGGAGGAGTCAGAACAGGCCACCACCCTGCCGCCAAGTTGGTGCACCTTCTCGATGGCATAGATGGCGACGTTGCCGGACCCGGAGACCGTGACGCGCTTGCCGTCGAAGTCCTCGCCGCGGGTCTTCAACATCTCCTGGGCGAAGGCCACGGTGCCGTACCCCGTCGCCTCAGTGCGCACCAGAGAACCACCCCAGTCGAGGCCCTTGCCGGTGAGCACACCCGACTCGTAGCGATTGGTGATTCGCTTGTACTGCCCGAACAGATAGCCGATCTCCCGGCCTCCGACACCAATGTCACCGGCTGGCACATCCGTGTACTCACCCAGGTGACGGTAGAGCTCGGTCATGAAGGACTGGCAGAAGCGCATCACCTCGGCATCAGACCTACCACGCGGGTCGAAGTCGGAGCCGCCCTTGCCGCCGCCGATGGGCAGCCCGGTCAGGGAGTTCTTGAAGATCTGCTCGAAACCCAGGAACTTGATGATGCCCAGGTAGACCGACGGATGGAACCGCAGACCACCCTTGTAGGGCCCGAGCGCCGAGTTGAACTCGACGCGGAAACCGCGGTTGACCTGAACCGTCCCCTGGTCGTCGACCCACGGAACCCGGAAGATGATCTGGCGTTCAGGCTCGCAGATGCGCTCCAGGGTCTTGTCCTCCAGGTAGCTCGGGTTCTTCTTGATGACGGGCTCGAGGCTCTCGAAGACCTCCCGGACGGCCTGATGGAACTCAGCCTCACCGGGGTTACGGGCAACCACGGACTCGAAGATGGATTGCAACTGCTGATCCATTCGGACTCCTCGCTAGTAGATTTCAGCTTGTGACGTGCGGAAGCCTAGCGATGCTTTGTGAACGGCACGTTTCAGTCCAGAAACGGTTCAGGACCTGGTCTCCTCGCGGGCAGCCAGCTGCCCACAAGCCCCATCGATCTCGGAACCACGAGTGTCCCGGAGGGTCACGGGCACACCCCGCTGCCTAAGCACCGCGACGAAAGCCGCCTCATCCTCAGGACGCGAGGCGGTCCAGCGCGATCCCGGAGTCGGATTCAGGGGAATCAA
The sequence above is drawn from the Arachnia rubra genome and encodes:
- the cobN gene encoding cobaltochelatase subunit CobN — protein: MTRIALLTTTETDLLSARASGADYVYGNPAKLDVAAVETLIDGADLIVFRFLGGKEQLPATFTTCTESGLPLVVLGGQHTPDATLMELSSVPMGVAAQAHHYFVQGGVGNLRNVHAFLSDTVLLTGDAFEPVEQMPVWSELPRPEAPTDEPDGHRRPRVGIIFYRAHYAAGNIKHIVALSDAIDAAGGRAVPIQTASLRDPDPGLIEFLGTCDAIITTVQASGGLTPADASAGGDEGAWDVEQLAKLDIPILQGLTLTWNRETWEATDDGMSPLDVATQVAVPEFDGRLITVAFSFKEVDADGLPHYVPDPERCARVAGLAVNHARLRLIPPAQRKIAIVLSAYPTKHARIGNAVGLDTPVSIIRLLRAMREAGYNLGKPGEIPGTGELEPVEGEHPDTTAGNALIHAIIAAGGQDEEWLTSEQLSGQPVRIDAATYRRWFAEFPAELQEQVVQAWGEAPGNLFVDRVANPDGEIVAATLQAGNVVILVQPPRGFGENPIAIYHDPDLAPTHHYLATYRWLEKEFGAHAVVHVGKHGNLEWLPGKTLALDSASGPDAALGNLPLIYPFLVNDPGEGTQAKRRAHATIVDHLIPPMARAESYGDISRLEQLLDEYGNVSVMDPAKAPALQGEIWQLIKAAQMHQDLGLEERPGEEEFDDFVMHVDGWLCEIKDVQIRDGLHILSQVPEDEGMVNLVLAILRSNQVFGGRTDGVPGLRVALGLPEDQQDVSVTREDTDRVETEARSLVEQLAAADWDMAAIDGIVAPLAGREDVDVAGVRAALEFGATEVVPRLRETAGEIPAVLHALDGGYIPAGPSGSPLRGLVNVLPTGRNFYSVDPKAIPSRLAWQTGQAAAENLVARYLDETGEYPSSVGLSVWGTSAMRTSGDDVAEVFALLGIRPIWEEQSRRVIGLEPVPLEELGRPRIDVTVRISGFFRDAFPHVVALLDDAVALAAAQEEPAESNFVRAHVAADLKAHGDERRARTRIFGSKPGTYGAGMLELIESGNWRSDADLAEVYAAWGGFAYGRDLDGAPARDDMENNYRRIKVAAKNVDSREHDIIDSDDYFQYHGGMVATVRALTGDAPKAYVGDTSVPDAVRTRSLAEETARVFRARVVNPRWLAAMRRHGYKGAFEMAASVDYLFGFDATAQVVGDWMYESVANTYLLDEENQAFLRQANPWALRSMVERLQESVDRGMWENPDPELINQLHELYLEVEGDLEE
- the cobF gene encoding precorrin-6A synthase (deacetylating), which translates into the protein MKVNIIGIGAGNPAHLTGEAIAAMREVDVFLVADKGEVKADLVDARRALCEEHLEPGSYRFVAVDDPKRGPDAERNKEQYEAGVADWHAARARGYAEVMRGLPEGSVVGFLVWGDPAFYDSTIRIVERIREFTDVEPHVIPGITAFQALAAAHGIVLHEVGGPVHITTGRRLVDEWQPGLGMTVVMLDGHLKVQHLVDKAADATIWWAANLGLESQQLRSGRLADVIDDIIATRARIREDHGWVMDVYAFTLAE
- a CDS encoding cobyric acid synthase, which translates into the protein MTGLLIAGTASDAGKSLIVTGLARAFRRRGIKVAPFKSQNMSNNSMVCSDGTEIGRAQYLQAQAAGVEPSSLLNPVLLKPGSDRRSFVVLRGKPAGQLEAGEYAVGRRHLAEAAFTAYQELAGAYDLVLCEGAGSPAEINLRQGDYVNFGLAERFGLPVVLAADIDRGGALAAIFGTHGISSEQDRERLVGYLINKFRGDQAVLEPGLEELTRRTGMRNYGVLPWLPDVWLDGEDALTIGSRVLRPGNGVLNVAVIHLPRTSNATDVDALAAEPGVQVVVTTSPEQVRDADLAVLPGSRATVTDLAWLRECGLAEVVRHRASRQRPVLGICGGYQMLTDRILDDLESGDGDAPGLGLLPGEVRFGAEKVLGRPRGTWRGEVVEGYTIHHGRVHAAEGEDFCEGQQSGSTFGTMWHGAFESDGFRRAFLTEVAELAGSDWRPSEGAPGYAEQREAMIERLADACEEHVDVSALLEVAR
- a CDS encoding cobalamin biosynthesis protein codes for the protein MTLRHRGAGLALGVALDQLLADPQRHHPVAWFGSWATLVEKVAYADSRAAGALFTAAAIAPALAGGIVVEKAASRRGWLQVAATAAATWAALGVRRLANEGGIMADRLDSGDLEAAREQLPNLCGRDPRTLDEEGLGRATVESMAENTNDAGVCTLLWGAVAGVPGILAHRALNTLDAMVGYRNERYGRFGTVAAVADDAAAWLPARVTGALACLTAPLIGGRTGTAWRIMRRDGASHPSPNGGWCESAWAGALGVQLGGENRYGERVESRPTLGDGPRPRGAEVRRAAQLVTAVTAAATAVFAGALILFGGRK
- a CDS encoding adenosylcobinamide-GDP ribazoletransferase yields the protein MRALRALHSAVAMYTWLPVRKHDWTDSDFPDGLVAFPWLGLALGGAAGSLGWGATAVSGSLFLGAVLALGAVAFVTGAMHLDGTADVADALGSRKPAEQARAIMKQSDIGPMGVTSLLFTLLLEVGALCAVPSHTWPLLVAAGMGAGRVTPLAATLPRRGEVAVPGTLSALVAGKAGAAGLWVSRAAVLVSSGLTTGWLLGWRTAVCWCAVVVIAWVLAACWQRHLLRRLEHLNGDCYGSLIELTQLSVWLGAALTVNLIGVT
- a CDS encoding bifunctional adenosylcobinamide kinase/adenosylcobinamide-phosphate guanylyltransferase; this translates as MLAGAPRVSYVATSEVRPDDAEWVERLRIHRSRRPSHWETVETIDLAAELRRDDEAPMLVDCLGVWLTRLLDDGCWDRDPAALEQLGIRVEEFLSALRKTRRPVVFVSNEVGLGVVPATSAGRLFTDQLGRLNMQVAATVDRVWFCVAGIPMQVKGT
- the cobT gene encoding nicotinate-nucleotide--dimethylbenzimidazole phosphoribosyltransferase, which gives rise to MGITPAELSALAARITPVEETWLQAGRARQDDLTKPPGSLGELEAVGIRLCGIAAQCPPPVPSHPRVIVFAADHGVYAQGVTPWPQEVSVQMAAGIAIGFAGVSVISRAFGAEVEVFDVGLLQHAEGTTDRRIAAGTADFTQGPAMTREQALAAVSVGIEAADAAIDAGTDVLVPGEVGLSNTTPAAALTAALTGANVAEVTGRGAGADDEMLAHKVSVIQQGLETGRVAELAAQGDALGVLAAVGGFEHAAMAGLMLAAAARRVPVVLDGVVSCSAALVARAFAPSVAGYLIAGHAGVEPAITAAHEALGIRGLVDLGLRLGEGSGGALALPIVRAAALVMNEMGTFSGQGVSKA